In Mus musculus strain C57BL/6J chromosome 14, GRCm38.p6 C57BL/6J, the following are encoded in one genomic region:
- the Dlgap5 gene encoding disks large-associated protein 5 isoform X3 — MLVSRFASRFRKDSSTEMVRTNLAHRKSLSQKENRHRVYERNRHFGLKDVNIPLEGRELGNIHETSQDLSPEKASSKTRSVKMVLSDQRKQLLQKYKEEKQLQKLKEQREKAKRGVFKVGLYRPAAPGFLVTDQRGAKAEPEKAFPHTGRITRSKTKEYMEQTKIGSRNVPKATQSDQRQTSEKQPLDRERKVMQPVLFTSGKGTESAATQRAKLMARTVSSTTRKPVTRATNEKGSERMRPSGGRPAKKPEGKPDKVIPSKVERDEKHLDSQTRETSEMGPLGVFREVESLPATAPAQGKERKSFAPKHCVFQPPCGLKSYQVAPLSPRSANAFLTPNCDWNQLRPEVFSTTTQDKANEILVQQGLESLTDRSKEHVLNQKGASTSDSNHASVKGVPCSEASEGQTSQPPHDVPYFRKILQSETDRLTSHCQEWEGKLDLDIPDEAKGLIRTTVGQTRLLIKERFRQFEGLVDNCEYKRGEKETTCTDLDGFWDMVSFQVDDVNQKFNNLIKLEASGWKDSNNPSKKVLRKKIVPGRTSKAKQDDDGRAAARSRLAAIKNAMKGRPQQEVQAHAAAPENTKEVDKIVFDAGFFRIESPVKSFSVLSSERRSQRFGTPLSASKVVPEGRAAGDLLRQKMPLKKPDPQSSKSEHVDRTFSDGLESRCHVEDTPCPGEQDSSDIEHDVNKINVKMDCFSVETNLPLPAGDANTNQKEAISAVEGASSAVTSQDLLMSNPETNTSSQSNTSQEEAEASQSVLLHKSLTSECHLLEPASAAPAPALGRRPDSQIAADSSPLEVTSFSSHHYDPEGNTRRALNLT, encoded by the exons ATGCTGGTGTCACGTTTTGCCAGTCGGTTTCGGAAAGACTCGAGCACTGAGATGGTTAGAACCAACTTGGCTCATAGAAAGTCTCTGTCTCAGAAGGAGAACAGACACAGGGTGTATGAGCGAAACAGACACTTCGGTTTGAAGGACGTCAACATTCCACTGGAAGGGCGAGAGCTTGGTAATATACACGAGACATCGCAAGACCTCTCTCCAGAGAAGGCCAGCTCCAAAACAA GGTCAGTAAAAATGGTCCTGAGTGACCAACGGAAGCAGCTCCTCCAGAAgtacaaggaagaaaaacaacttCAAAAACTGAAAGAACAGCGAGAGAAAGCCAAACGTGGAGTGTTCAAAGTGGGTCTCTATAGACCCGCTGCGCCTGGCTTTCTTGTCACAGACCAGAGGGGTGCGAAAGCTGAGCCAGAAAAG GCTTTTCCACATACTGGACGGATTACAAGATCAAAGACCAAAGAATATATGGAGCAGACTAAG ATTGGTAGCAGGAATGTTCCTAAAGCAACCCAGAGTGACCAAAGACAAACTTCTGAAAAACAACCattagacagagagagaaaag TTATGCAGCCTGTGCTGTTCACGTCAGGGAAAGGGACTGAATCAGCGGCTACTCAGAGGGCCAAGCTGATGGCCCGAACAGTGTCATCCACTACAAGAAAGCCAGTCACAAGAGCCACGAATG agAAAGGATCAGAAAGAATGAGACCAAGTGGAGGGAGACCTGCCAAAAAACCAGAAGGCAAGCCGGACAAG GTTATTCCTTCCAAAGTTGAGCGGGACGAAAAGCATTTGGATTCGCAGACCAGGGAAACAAGTGAAATGGGTCCGCTCGGAGTCTTCCGAGAAGTGGAAAGCTTGCCTGCAACAGCCCCTGcccaagggaaggaaaggaagtccTTTGCCCCCAAGCACTGTGTCTTCCAGCCCCCGTGTGGTCTGAAGAGCTACCAGGTGGCTCCCCTGAGCCCTAGAAGTGCCAACGCTTTCCTGACACCCAATTGTGATTGGAACCAGTTAAGACCAGAAGT TTTTAGCACTACAACTCAAGACAAAGCAAATGAAATCTTGGTACAGCAAGGATTGGAGTCGCTAACAGACCGTAGTAAAG AACATGTCTTAAATCAGAAGGGTGCTTCTACTTCAGATTCAAATCACGCTTCTGTGAAAGGAGTCCCATGCTCTGAAGCGAGCGAAGGCCAGACCTCTCAGCCCCCCCACGATGTGCCATACTTCAG AAAAATCCTCCAATCAGAAACTGACAGGCTGACCTCGCACTGCcaggagtgggaggggaagcTGGACCTGGACATCCCTGATGAAG CTAAAGGTCTTATCCGTACAACGGTTGGTCAAACAAGACTCCTTATCAAGGAGAGATTCAGACAGTTTGAAGGACTGGTGGACAACTGCGAGTATAAACGGGGTGAAAAGGAGACGACCTGCACAGATCTGGATGGATTCTGGGATATGGTTAGTTTTCAG GTCGATGATGTGAACCAGAAATTCAACAACCTGATCAAACTTGAGGCGTCAGGATGGAAAGACAGCAATAATCCAAGCAAAAAAGTCCTCCGG AAAAAAATTGTGCCCGGTAgaacaagcaaagcaaagcaggaTGACGACGGACGAGCGGCAGCTAGGAGTCGCCTTGCAGCCATAAAGAATGCAATGAAAGGCAGGCCACAGCAGGAAGTGCAGGCCCACGCAGCAGCTCCGGAGAACACAAAGGAAGTTGACAAAATAGTGTTTGATGCTGGGTTTTTCAGAATCGAGAGCCCAGTGAAGTCATTCTCAG TCCTGTCTTCTGAACGTCGTTCTCAAAGATTTGGAACACCTCTGTCTGCCAGCAAAGTTGTGCCTGAGGGCAGGGCTGCAGGGGACCTTCTGAGACAGAAGATGCCACTGAAGAAGCCGGACCCTCAGAGCAGCAAGAGCGAGCATGTTGATCGGACGTTTTCAGATGGTCTTGAAAGCAG GTGCCACGTAGAAGACACCCCCTGTCCTGGAGAGCAAGATTCAAGTGACATAGAGCAT gatgtaaataaaataaatgtcaagaTGGATTGTTTCTCTGTTGAAACGAATTTGCCTCTTCCTGCTGGTGATGCTAATACCAATCAAAAAGAAGCAATCTCAGCTGTGGAAGGAGCGAGCTCTGCAGTCACCTCCCAGGATTTGCTGATGAGCAACCCTGAGACAAATACCTCCTCACAGAGCAACACCTCACAAGAAGAAGCTGAGGCGTCGCAGTCAG tactGTTACATAAAAGTCTCACTTCTGAATGCCACCTTCTTGAACCA GCCTCAGCTGCACCAGCCCCTGCACTCGGGAGGAGACCAGACAGCCAGATCGCAGCAGACAGTTCTCCTTTGGAGGTGACCTCATTCTCTTCTCACCACTATGACCCTGAAGGGAACACCAGGAGGGCTTTAAATTTAACATga
- the Dlgap5 gene encoding disks large-associated protein 5 isoform X2: MLVSRFASRFRKDSSTEMVRTNLAHRKSLSQKENRHRVYERNRHFGLKDVNIPLEGRELGNIHETSQDLSPEKASSKTRSVKMVLSDQRKQLLQKYKEEKQLQKLKEQREKAKRGVFKVGLYRPAAPGFLVTDQRGAKAEPEKAFPHTGRITRSKTKEYMEQTKIGSRNVPKATQSDQRQTSEKQPLDRERKVMQPVLFTSGKGTESAATQRAKLMARTVSSTTRKPVTRATNEKGSERMRPSGGRPAKKPEGKPDKVIPSKVERDEKHLDSQTRETSEMGPLGVFREVESLPATAPAQGKERKSFAPKHCVFQPPCGLKSYQVAPLSPRSANAFLTPNCDWNQLRPEVFSTTTQDKANEILVQQGLESLTDRSKEHVLNQKGASTSDSNHASVKGVPCSEASEGQTSQPPHDVPYFRKILQSETDRLTSHCQEWEGKLDLDIPDEAKGLIRTTVGQTRLLIKERFRQFEGLVDNCEYKRGEKETTCTDLDGFWDMVSFQVDDVNQKFNNLIKLEASGWKDSNNPSKKVLRKKIVPGRTSKAKQDDDGRAAARSRLAAIKNAMKGRPQQEVQAHAAAPENTKEVDKIVFDAGFFRIESPVKSFSVLSSERRSQRFGTPLSASKVVPEGRAAGDLLRQKMPLKKPDPQSSKSEHVDRTFSDGLESRCHVEDTPCPGEQDSSDIEHDVNKINVKMDCFSVETNLPLPAGDANTNQKEAISAVEGASSAVTSQDLLMSNPETNTSSQSNTSQEEAEASQSGLSCTSPCTREETRQPDRSRQFSFGGDLILFSPL; this comes from the exons ATGCTGGTGTCACGTTTTGCCAGTCGGTTTCGGAAAGACTCGAGCACTGAGATGGTTAGAACCAACTTGGCTCATAGAAAGTCTCTGTCTCAGAAGGAGAACAGACACAGGGTGTATGAGCGAAACAGACACTTCGGTTTGAAGGACGTCAACATTCCACTGGAAGGGCGAGAGCTTGGTAATATACACGAGACATCGCAAGACCTCTCTCCAGAGAAGGCCAGCTCCAAAACAA GGTCAGTAAAAATGGTCCTGAGTGACCAACGGAAGCAGCTCCTCCAGAAgtacaaggaagaaaaacaacttCAAAAACTGAAAGAACAGCGAGAGAAAGCCAAACGTGGAGTGTTCAAAGTGGGTCTCTATAGACCCGCTGCGCCTGGCTTTCTTGTCACAGACCAGAGGGGTGCGAAAGCTGAGCCAGAAAAG GCTTTTCCACATACTGGACGGATTACAAGATCAAAGACCAAAGAATATATGGAGCAGACTAAG ATTGGTAGCAGGAATGTTCCTAAAGCAACCCAGAGTGACCAAAGACAAACTTCTGAAAAACAACCattagacagagagagaaaag TTATGCAGCCTGTGCTGTTCACGTCAGGGAAAGGGACTGAATCAGCGGCTACTCAGAGGGCCAAGCTGATGGCCCGAACAGTGTCATCCACTACAAGAAAGCCAGTCACAAGAGCCACGAATG agAAAGGATCAGAAAGAATGAGACCAAGTGGAGGGAGACCTGCCAAAAAACCAGAAGGCAAGCCGGACAAG GTTATTCCTTCCAAAGTTGAGCGGGACGAAAAGCATTTGGATTCGCAGACCAGGGAAACAAGTGAAATGGGTCCGCTCGGAGTCTTCCGAGAAGTGGAAAGCTTGCCTGCAACAGCCCCTGcccaagggaaggaaaggaagtccTTTGCCCCCAAGCACTGTGTCTTCCAGCCCCCGTGTGGTCTGAAGAGCTACCAGGTGGCTCCCCTGAGCCCTAGAAGTGCCAACGCTTTCCTGACACCCAATTGTGATTGGAACCAGTTAAGACCAGAAGT TTTTAGCACTACAACTCAAGACAAAGCAAATGAAATCTTGGTACAGCAAGGATTGGAGTCGCTAACAGACCGTAGTAAAG AACATGTCTTAAATCAGAAGGGTGCTTCTACTTCAGATTCAAATCACGCTTCTGTGAAAGGAGTCCCATGCTCTGAAGCGAGCGAAGGCCAGACCTCTCAGCCCCCCCACGATGTGCCATACTTCAG AAAAATCCTCCAATCAGAAACTGACAGGCTGACCTCGCACTGCcaggagtgggaggggaagcTGGACCTGGACATCCCTGATGAAG CTAAAGGTCTTATCCGTACAACGGTTGGTCAAACAAGACTCCTTATCAAGGAGAGATTCAGACAGTTTGAAGGACTGGTGGACAACTGCGAGTATAAACGGGGTGAAAAGGAGACGACCTGCACAGATCTGGATGGATTCTGGGATATGGTTAGTTTTCAG GTCGATGATGTGAACCAGAAATTCAACAACCTGATCAAACTTGAGGCGTCAGGATGGAAAGACAGCAATAATCCAAGCAAAAAAGTCCTCCGG AAAAAAATTGTGCCCGGTAgaacaagcaaagcaaagcaggaTGACGACGGACGAGCGGCAGCTAGGAGTCGCCTTGCAGCCATAAAGAATGCAATGAAAGGCAGGCCACAGCAGGAAGTGCAGGCCCACGCAGCAGCTCCGGAGAACACAAAGGAAGTTGACAAAATAGTGTTTGATGCTGGGTTTTTCAGAATCGAGAGCCCAGTGAAGTCATTCTCAG TCCTGTCTTCTGAACGTCGTTCTCAAAGATTTGGAACACCTCTGTCTGCCAGCAAAGTTGTGCCTGAGGGCAGGGCTGCAGGGGACCTTCTGAGACAGAAGATGCCACTGAAGAAGCCGGACCCTCAGAGCAGCAAGAGCGAGCATGTTGATCGGACGTTTTCAGATGGTCTTGAAAGCAG GTGCCACGTAGAAGACACCCCCTGTCCTGGAGAGCAAGATTCAAGTGACATAGAGCAT gatgtaaataaaataaatgtcaagaTGGATTGTTTCTCTGTTGAAACGAATTTGCCTCTTCCTGCTGGTGATGCTAATACCAATCAAAAAGAAGCAATCTCAGCTGTGGAAGGAGCGAGCTCTGCAGTCACCTCCCAGGATTTGCTGATGAGCAACCCTGAGACAAATACCTCCTCACAGAGCAACACCTCACAAGAAGAAGCTGAGGCGTCGCAGTCAG GCCTCAGCTGCACCAGCCCCTGCACTCGGGAGGAGACCAGACAGCCAGATCGCAGCAGACAGTTCTCCTTTGGAGGTGACCTCATTCTCTTCTCACCACTATGA
- the Dlgap5 gene encoding disks large-associated protein 5 isoform X1: MLVSRFASRFRKDSSTEMVRTNLAHRKSLSQKENRHRVYERNRHFGLKDVNIPLEGRELGNIHETSQDLSPEKASSKTRSVKMVLSDQRKQLLQKYKEEKQLQKLKEQREKAKRGVFKVGLYRPAAPGFLVTDQRGAKAEPEKAFPHTGRITRSKTKEYMEQTKIGSRNVPKATQSDQRQTSEKQPLDRERKVMQPVLFTSGKGTESAATQRAKLMARTVSSTTRKPVTRATNEKGSERMRPSGGRPAKKPEGKPDKVIPSKVERDEKHLDSQTRETSEMGPLGVFREVESLPATAPAQGKERKSFAPKHCVFQPPCGLKSYQVAPLSPRSANAFLTPNCDWNQLRPEVFSTTTQDKANEILVQQGLESLTDRSKDSNHASVKGVPCSEASEGQTSQPPHDVPYFRKILQSETDRLTSHCQEWEGKLDLDIPDEAKGLIRTTVGQTRLLIKERFRQFEGLVDNCEYKRGEKETTCTDLDGFWDMVSFQVDDVNQKFNNLIKLEASGWKDSNNPSKKVLRKKIVPGRTSKAKQDDDGRAAARSRLAAIKNAMKGRPQQEVQAHAAAPENTKEVDKIVFDAGFFRIESPVKSFSVLSSERRSQRFGTPLSASKVVPEGRAAGDLLRQKMPLKKPDPQSSKSEHVDRTFSDGLESRCHVEDTPCPGEQDSSDIEHDVNKINVKMDCFSVETNLPLPAGDANTNQKEAISAVEGASSAVTSQDLLMSNPETNTSSQSNTSQEEAEASQSVLLHKSLTSECHLLEPASAAPAPALGRRPDSQIAADSSPLEVTSFSSHHYDPEGNTRRALNLT, encoded by the exons ATGCTGGTGTCACGTTTTGCCAGTCGGTTTCGGAAAGACTCGAGCACTGAGATGGTTAGAACCAACTTGGCTCATAGAAAGTCTCTGTCTCAGAAGGAGAACAGACACAGGGTGTATGAGCGAAACAGACACTTCGGTTTGAAGGACGTCAACATTCCACTGGAAGGGCGAGAGCTTGGTAATATACACGAGACATCGCAAGACCTCTCTCCAGAGAAGGCCAGCTCCAAAACAA GGTCAGTAAAAATGGTCCTGAGTGACCAACGGAAGCAGCTCCTCCAGAAgtacaaggaagaaaaacaacttCAAAAACTGAAAGAACAGCGAGAGAAAGCCAAACGTGGAGTGTTCAAAGTGGGTCTCTATAGACCCGCTGCGCCTGGCTTTCTTGTCACAGACCAGAGGGGTGCGAAAGCTGAGCCAGAAAAG GCTTTTCCACATACTGGACGGATTACAAGATCAAAGACCAAAGAATATATGGAGCAGACTAAG ATTGGTAGCAGGAATGTTCCTAAAGCAACCCAGAGTGACCAAAGACAAACTTCTGAAAAACAACCattagacagagagagaaaag TTATGCAGCCTGTGCTGTTCACGTCAGGGAAAGGGACTGAATCAGCGGCTACTCAGAGGGCCAAGCTGATGGCCCGAACAGTGTCATCCACTACAAGAAAGCCAGTCACAAGAGCCACGAATG agAAAGGATCAGAAAGAATGAGACCAAGTGGAGGGAGACCTGCCAAAAAACCAGAAGGCAAGCCGGACAAG GTTATTCCTTCCAAAGTTGAGCGGGACGAAAAGCATTTGGATTCGCAGACCAGGGAAACAAGTGAAATGGGTCCGCTCGGAGTCTTCCGAGAAGTGGAAAGCTTGCCTGCAACAGCCCCTGcccaagggaaggaaaggaagtccTTTGCCCCCAAGCACTGTGTCTTCCAGCCCCCGTGTGGTCTGAAGAGCTACCAGGTGGCTCCCCTGAGCCCTAGAAGTGCCAACGCTTTCCTGACACCCAATTGTGATTGGAACCAGTTAAGACCAGAAGT TTTTAGCACTACAACTCAAGACAAAGCAAATGAAATCTTGGTACAGCAAGGATTGGAGTCGCTAACAGACCGTAGTAAAG ATTCAAATCACGCTTCTGTGAAAGGAGTCCCATGCTCTGAAGCGAGCGAAGGCCAGACCTCTCAGCCCCCCCACGATGTGCCATACTTCAG AAAAATCCTCCAATCAGAAACTGACAGGCTGACCTCGCACTGCcaggagtgggaggggaagcTGGACCTGGACATCCCTGATGAAG CTAAAGGTCTTATCCGTACAACGGTTGGTCAAACAAGACTCCTTATCAAGGAGAGATTCAGACAGTTTGAAGGACTGGTGGACAACTGCGAGTATAAACGGGGTGAAAAGGAGACGACCTGCACAGATCTGGATGGATTCTGGGATATGGTTAGTTTTCAG GTCGATGATGTGAACCAGAAATTCAACAACCTGATCAAACTTGAGGCGTCAGGATGGAAAGACAGCAATAATCCAAGCAAAAAAGTCCTCCGG AAAAAAATTGTGCCCGGTAgaacaagcaaagcaaagcaggaTGACGACGGACGAGCGGCAGCTAGGAGTCGCCTTGCAGCCATAAAGAATGCAATGAAAGGCAGGCCACAGCAGGAAGTGCAGGCCCACGCAGCAGCTCCGGAGAACACAAAGGAAGTTGACAAAATAGTGTTTGATGCTGGGTTTTTCAGAATCGAGAGCCCAGTGAAGTCATTCTCAG TCCTGTCTTCTGAACGTCGTTCTCAAAGATTTGGAACACCTCTGTCTGCCAGCAAAGTTGTGCCTGAGGGCAGGGCTGCAGGGGACCTTCTGAGACAGAAGATGCCACTGAAGAAGCCGGACCCTCAGAGCAGCAAGAGCGAGCATGTTGATCGGACGTTTTCAGATGGTCTTGAAAGCAG GTGCCACGTAGAAGACACCCCCTGTCCTGGAGAGCAAGATTCAAGTGACATAGAGCAT gatgtaaataaaataaatgtcaagaTGGATTGTTTCTCTGTTGAAACGAATTTGCCTCTTCCTGCTGGTGATGCTAATACCAATCAAAAAGAAGCAATCTCAGCTGTGGAAGGAGCGAGCTCTGCAGTCACCTCCCAGGATTTGCTGATGAGCAACCCTGAGACAAATACCTCCTCACAGAGCAACACCTCACAAGAAGAAGCTGAGGCGTCGCAGTCAG tactGTTACATAAAAGTCTCACTTCTGAATGCCACCTTCTTGAACCA GCCTCAGCTGCACCAGCCCCTGCACTCGGGAGGAGACCAGACAGCCAGATCGCAGCAGACAGTTCTCCTTTGGAGGTGACCTCATTCTCTTCTCACCACTATGACCCTGAAGGGAACACCAGGAGGGCTTTAAATTTAACATga
- the Dlgap5 gene encoding disks large-associated protein 5, which produces MLVSRFASRFRKDSSTEMVRTNLAHRKSLSQKENRHRVYERNRHFGLKDVNIPLEGRELGNIHETSQDLSPEKASSKTRSVKMVLSDQRKQLLQKYKEEKQLQKLKEQREKAKRGVFKVGLYRPAAPGFLVTDQRGAKAEPEKAFPHTGRITRSKTKEYMEQTKIGSRNVPKATQSDQRQTSEKQPLDRERKVMQPVLFTSGKGTESAATQRAKLMARTVSSTTRKPVTRATNEKGSERMRPSGGRPAKKPEGKPDKVIPSKVERDEKHLDSQTRETSEMGPLGVFREVESLPATAPAQGKERKSFAPKHCVFQPPCGLKSYQVAPLSPRSANAFLTPNCDWNQLRPEVFSTTTQDKANEILVQQGLESLTDRSKEHVLNQKGASTSDSNHASVKGVPCSEASEGQTSQPPHDVPYFRKILQSETDRLTSHCQEWEGKLDLDIPDEAKGLIRTTVGQTRLLIKERFRQFEGLVDNCEYKRGEKETTCTDLDGFWDMVSFQVDDVNQKFNNLIKLEASGWKDSNNPSKKVLRKKIVPGRTSKAKQDDDGRAAARSRLAAIKNAMKGRPQQEVQAHAAAPENTKEVDKIVFDAGFFRIESPVKSFSVLSSERRSQRFGTPLSASKVVPEGRAAGDLLRQKMPLKKPDPQSSKSEHVDRTFSDGLESRCHVEDTPCPGEQDSSDIEHDVNKINVKMDCFSVETNLPLPAGDANTNQKEAISAVEGASSAVTSQDLLMSNPETNTSSQSNTSQEEAEASQSVLLHKSLTSECHLLEPPGLSCTSPCTREETRQPDRSRQFSFGGDLILFSPL; this is translated from the exons ATGCTGGTGTCACGTTTTGCCAGTCGGTTTCGGAAAGACTCGAGCACTGAGATGGTTAGAACCAACTTGGCTCATAGAAAGTCTCTGTCTCAGAAGGAGAACAGACACAGGGTGTATGAGCGAAACAGACACTTCGGTTTGAAGGACGTCAACATTCCACTGGAAGGGCGAGAGCTTGGTAATATACACGAGACATCGCAAGACCTCTCTCCAGAGAAGGCCAGCTCCAAAACAA GGTCAGTAAAAATGGTCCTGAGTGACCAACGGAAGCAGCTCCTCCAGAAgtacaaggaagaaaaacaacttCAAAAACTGAAAGAACAGCGAGAGAAAGCCAAACGTGGAGTGTTCAAAGTGGGTCTCTATAGACCCGCTGCGCCTGGCTTTCTTGTCACAGACCAGAGGGGTGCGAAAGCTGAGCCAGAAAAG GCTTTTCCACATACTGGACGGATTACAAGATCAAAGACCAAAGAATATATGGAGCAGACTAAG ATTGGTAGCAGGAATGTTCCTAAAGCAACCCAGAGTGACCAAAGACAAACTTCTGAAAAACAACCattagacagagagagaaaag TTATGCAGCCTGTGCTGTTCACGTCAGGGAAAGGGACTGAATCAGCGGCTACTCAGAGGGCCAAGCTGATGGCCCGAACAGTGTCATCCACTACAAGAAAGCCAGTCACAAGAGCCACGAATG agAAAGGATCAGAAAGAATGAGACCAAGTGGAGGGAGACCTGCCAAAAAACCAGAAGGCAAGCCGGACAAG GTTATTCCTTCCAAAGTTGAGCGGGACGAAAAGCATTTGGATTCGCAGACCAGGGAAACAAGTGAAATGGGTCCGCTCGGAGTCTTCCGAGAAGTGGAAAGCTTGCCTGCAACAGCCCCTGcccaagggaaggaaaggaagtccTTTGCCCCCAAGCACTGTGTCTTCCAGCCCCCGTGTGGTCTGAAGAGCTACCAGGTGGCTCCCCTGAGCCCTAGAAGTGCCAACGCTTTCCTGACACCCAATTGTGATTGGAACCAGTTAAGACCAGAAGT TTTTAGCACTACAACTCAAGACAAAGCAAATGAAATCTTGGTACAGCAAGGATTGGAGTCGCTAACAGACCGTAGTAAAG AACATGTCTTAAATCAGAAGGGTGCTTCTACTTCAGATTCAAATCACGCTTCTGTGAAAGGAGTCCCATGCTCTGAAGCGAGCGAAGGCCAGACCTCTCAGCCCCCCCACGATGTGCCATACTTCAG AAAAATCCTCCAATCAGAAACTGACAGGCTGACCTCGCACTGCcaggagtgggaggggaagcTGGACCTGGACATCCCTGATGAAG CTAAAGGTCTTATCCGTACAACGGTTGGTCAAACAAGACTCCTTATCAAGGAGAGATTCAGACAGTTTGAAGGACTGGTGGACAACTGCGAGTATAAACGGGGTGAAAAGGAGACGACCTGCACAGATCTGGATGGATTCTGGGATATGGTTAGTTTTCAG GTCGATGATGTGAACCAGAAATTCAACAACCTGATCAAACTTGAGGCGTCAGGATGGAAAGACAGCAATAATCCAAGCAAAAAAGTCCTCCGG AAAAAAATTGTGCCCGGTAgaacaagcaaagcaaagcaggaTGACGACGGACGAGCGGCAGCTAGGAGTCGCCTTGCAGCCATAAAGAATGCAATGAAAGGCAGGCCACAGCAGGAAGTGCAGGCCCACGCAGCAGCTCCGGAGAACACAAAGGAAGTTGACAAAATAGTGTTTGATGCTGGGTTTTTCAGAATCGAGAGCCCAGTGAAGTCATTCTCAG TCCTGTCTTCTGAACGTCGTTCTCAAAGATTTGGAACACCTCTGTCTGCCAGCAAAGTTGTGCCTGAGGGCAGGGCTGCAGGGGACCTTCTGAGACAGAAGATGCCACTGAAGAAGCCGGACCCTCAGAGCAGCAAGAGCGAGCATGTTGATCGGACGTTTTCAGATGGTCTTGAAAGCAG GTGCCACGTAGAAGACACCCCCTGTCCTGGAGAGCAAGATTCAAGTGACATAGAGCAT gatgtaaataaaataaatgtcaagaTGGATTGTTTCTCTGTTGAAACGAATTTGCCTCTTCCTGCTGGTGATGCTAATACCAATCAAAAAGAAGCAATCTCAGCTGTGGAAGGAGCGAGCTCTGCAGTCACCTCCCAGGATTTGCTGATGAGCAACCCTGAGACAAATACCTCCTCACAGAGCAACACCTCACAAGAAGAAGCTGAGGCGTCGCAGTCAG tactGTTACATAAAAGTCTCACTTCTGAATGCCACCTTCTTGAACCA CCAGGCCTCAGCTGCACCAGCCCCTGCACTCGGGAGGAGACCAGACAGCCAGATCGCAGCAGACAGTTCTCCTTTGGAGGTGACCTCATTCTCTTCTCACCACTATGA